From the Jilunia laotingensis genome, the window ACGACGACCTACTACTACGCCTCTATCCCAATCTTGTATGGCTCCGGTGACGATCTCGCTGGCGGAAGCCGAATATTCATCTACTAATACAATTAGCTTTCCATTACGGAAGCCGCCATTTCCTTTGGCAAAGAATTCACTACGTTGGGCTGTCCGTCCTTCGGTATATACAATCAGTTCTTTTCCATTGAGGAATTCATTGGCAAGGTCGATGGCCGCATTGAGATAGCCTCCTCCGTTGCCTTGAAGATCGAGGATTAAATCTTTCATTCCTTTACTTTGCAATTCTTTCATTGCCTTCACGAATTCATCAGCCGTTGTAGCACCGAAGCGGTTGATACGGATATAGCCTATCTTTGGCTTTATCATGTAAGCAGCGTCTAGGCTAAGAATAGGAATTTTATCACGGCTGACGGTAAAATGTAGCGGGTCATTGACTCCGCGGCGGATAATAGTAAGGTCTACTTTAGAATCTTTTGGTCCGCGGAGACGTCTCATGATATCTTCCGTACTTAGTTTTATGCCGGCAATCGTTGAATCATTGACTGCAACAATACGGTCTCCGGCCAGTATCCCTACTTTTTCGGAAGGTCCGTTGCTGACCGGTTGAACTACAAGGAGGGTGTCTTCGATCATCTGAAACTGTACTCCGATACCTTCGAAGTTTCCTTGCAAGGGTTCATTCATTTTCTTTACTTCTTCGGCATCCGAATAGGTAGAATGCGGGTCAAGCTGCGCCAGCATCTTAACAATGGCTTCCTCCACCAATTTATCTTCGTCTACTTTGTCAACGTATAAGTTGGCGATAGCAAATTCGGCCATTTGTAGTTTCCGCATAGCCGGAGTGCCGAAATTCTGTGCCTGTGTATTCATGGCCCACAGGCAAACTAAAAGAATATATAACTTTTTCATCATCTAAATTACTCTTCATTTATTTTACATTTCCATACCTTCCGGTATGAATCTGCTAATATCTTTATTATAGCTCAGGAGTTCACGTACGATTGTTGAACTTACGCATGTCAACTCCGGCTCTGTAAATAGCAGAATCGTTTCTATACCGGCCAGTTTACGGTTTATGTCCGCAATGGTCTCTTCGTATTCGAAGTCCTTTACGGTACGAATGCCGCGAACAATAAAGTGAGCATTTACCTGTTGTGCAAAATCGATAGTCAGGCAATCATACGACATAACTTTTATCCG encodes:
- a CDS encoding S41 family peptidase, which produces MMKKLYILLVCLWAMNTQAQNFGTPAMRKLQMAEFAIANLYVDKVDEDKLVEEAIVKMLAQLDPHSTYSDAEEVKKMNEPLQGNFEGIGVQFQMIEDTLLVVQPVSNGPSEKVGILAGDRIVAVNDSTIAGIKLSTEDIMRRLRGPKDSKVDLTIIRRGVNDPLHFTVSRDKIPILSLDAAYMIKPKIGYIRINRFGATTADEFVKAMKELQSKGMKDLILDLQGNGGGYLNAAIDLANEFLNGKELIVYTEGRTAQRSEFFAKGNGGFRNGKLIVLVDEYSASASEIVTGAIQDWDRGVVVGRRSFGKGLVQRPIDLPDGSMIRLTVARYYTPAGRCIQKPYVSTADTSLSDKNSSDDDNIRKYHQDLMNRFNHGELMSADSIHFPDSLKCQTKKLGRTIYGGGGIMPDYFVPIDTTLYTNYHRNLVAKGVIIKLTMKYIENHRQELTKKYKKFENFVEKFEVDDELLNQMREMADKEKIEFNQEQYDRALPLIKTQLKALIARDIWDMNEYFQIMNKTNKSVERALEILQSDEYDQILKQQN
- the coaD gene encoding pantetheine-phosphate adenylyltransferase, which codes for MRTAIFPGTFDPFTIGHYSVVSRALTFMDEVIIGIGINENKNTYFPIEKRVEMIRKLYKDEPRIKVMSYDCLTIDFAQQVNAHFIVRGIRTVKDFEYEETIADINRKLAGIETILLFTEPELTCVSSTIVRELLSYNKDISRFIPEGMEM